The DNA region GTCTTCCCCACGCCGAACCCGCCGACGACCGCGATCTTCAGCCCGTCCCGCGCCGTATCGCGCAGCCACGGATGGGTGGCGTCAGAGGTTCTGGAGGGCACGGAGCACCTTCTTCAGGGTGTCGGGCGGCGGCAGCGCCGGCTCCTCGCCGCGCCCGCGCACCTGGGTCCGCGGGTGCCGGGCGGTGATCCGCCCGGCCGCCAGCAGGTCGCCGAGCAGCACCTTGACCACGCCGACCGGCAGGCCGAGCCGCGCGGACAGCTCCACCACGGCCACCGGATACCGGCACAACCGCAGGATCCGTACGTACTCCGACTGCATCCCGCGGACCGGCTCGCCCACGCCGACCACGATGGTCACCAGGTCGAACGCCGAATCGCGCCCCGGCGTACGGCCGCCGGTGACGGTGTAGAGCCGGTCGGGGTCGCCGCTGTCGACCGGCCCGCGGATCATGCCGAGAGCTTCCCCGCCGCGGCGGCCCGGCTCCCCGCGCGCGGGTCCTCGCGCAGGAAGTCGCCGATGTGCTCGACCAGTTCGTTCATCCGGAAGCCGATCACGCCGGCGTCCGCGGCCTCGTCGCCGACCACCGCGAGGTGCGCGCCGTGGCCCGCGCCGACGATGAACAGGATGCCGCCGGGGAACTCCGTCATCGACTGCCGCACCCCGCCGCTGCCGTCGCCGAACTCCACCGACGCGCCGTGCGCCAGCGCCTGTATGCCGGAGGCTATCGCCGCCAACTGGTCGGCCTGGTCCACCGAAAGGCCCGGCGACAGGCTCAGCTTGAGGCCGTCGCGGGACAGCAGCAGGGCGTGCCGGGCGCCCGCGGTGTGGTTCACCAGCCGCTCCAGCAGCAGTTCGGGGTGCTCCTCGTGCTCTTCGTGCTCTTCGTGCCCGTCGCGTGCGTTCGTGGCCGTGGTCGTCATCGCTCGCCGTCCCCTCCTCCGGTTCCGCCGTGTCCTTCGAGTCCTTCGGAGGCCGCGCGCGCCGCGGGGCCCGGCTGCTCCAGGGTCCGCCTGCCGCCGGCCCGGTGGCCGCCGGTGCTCTCGTCCGGCGCGGGCTGCCGCTGCCAGGGCGTGCCCGGCTCGGGACCGCTGCCGAAGTCCGCGGCGGCGCGGGCCCGTTCGCCGCGGCCGGCCCGGGGCGTGCGGTCGCTCTGCCCGGTGCGGTCGGTGCGGTCGGTGCGGTCGGCGCGCTCGGTGCGGTCGGTCGGCCCGGCGCCCTCCGCGCGGTCGGCCTGTCCCGCCTGCCCGGCCTGCCCGGCCTGCTCGGTCCGCTCGGTGCGCTGCTCACCGTGCCGTGCGGCGCGGCCGCCGGTGGCCGCCTCGCGGAAGGCGCTGAACCGCGATCCCGCGTCGGCCCTGGCCCGGGTCGCGCGCGCCTCCTCGGCCGGGTCCGGGTCGAGGAAGGCGTCGCTCGGGTCGGCGCCCAGGTCGCCGTGCTGCGCCGCGCCCAGCGTCTGCCCGCGGGGCCGTCGGGGCAGCGGCGAGGGCAGGCCGGTCGGCACGACCGCGCCGGGCGGGTACGCGTCCGCGCCGGATGCGTGGCCGGGAGCGCTCCCGTACGGCTCCTGCCGGTACGGGTCCGGTGCGTACGGGTCCGGTGCGTACCCGCCGGACGGGTACGGGCCGGCGGTGTGCCGGTCGGGCGGGTACGGCTCGGAGGCGTGCGGACCCGCGGCGTACGGGTCCGCGGCGTGTGCACCCGCGGCGTACGGGTCGGGTGCGTGCGGGCCCGCGGCGTACGGACCGGGCGGCTGCGGGGCCGGTACGTGCGGCGGCGGCAGGTGCGTGCCGCCGCCGATGTCCTGCGCGGGGCGGGCGTGCGAGGCGGCCCGCTCGTACGCGCCGGGCGCCGCGTTCGGGTAGCCGGAGCCGGGGAGCACCGGCAGCCGTCCCGCGCCCGCGCCGGCCTCCGGGCCCGCGCCGCCGGCGCCGCGACCCGCGCCGCCCGCGTCCGCGCCGGTCTCCGGCAGCGGGAAGTCGTGCGGCGTGCGGGTCAGCAGCTTCGGCGGGATCAGCACCACGACGCCGGTGCCGCCGCGCGAGGACGGGCGGAAGGAGACCGTCAGGCCGTGCTTGCGGGCGAGGCTGCCGACCACCGCGAGACCGAGGCGGGTGCCGGAGAGCGCGCCGAGCCGGGGGTCGGCCGAGCCCGCGCCGCTCGCCGCGGCCGGACCGCCGGCAGCCGCCGTGCCCGCGCCGAAGCCGGCCGCGCCGGCCGCGCCGGAGCCGCCCGCGCCGGCCGGACCCGCGGCGCCCGCGCCCCCGGCGCCCGGACCCGCGCCGCCCGCCGGATCGGCCGCCACCGCCTGCTCGGCGCGGGCCAGCACGGCGGCCGGCATGCCCAGCCCGGCGTCCTCGATGGTCACCACCACGCCGGAGGTCGTCTCCTGGACGTAGACGTGGACCTCCTCGCTCGGCGGGGAGAACGTGCAGGCGTTGTCCATGAGTTCGGCCAGTGCGTGCATCACGCCCTCGGCCGCCTGGCCGACCACCGCCGAGGTGCTGACCGAGTGCAGCCGCACCCGCTGGTACGCCTCGATGCGGCCGAGCGCGCCGCGCAGCACGCTCTCCATCACGATCGGCTTGGTCCAGCGGCGGCCGGACCGCGCCCCGGTGAGCACCGCGATGGTGTCCGCGAGCCGGCCGGCCTGGGCGGTGCAGTGGTCCAGGTGCAGCAGGTCGCCGAGCACCTCCTCGCCGTGCCGGTTCTCCATCTCCCGCAGGTCGGCGAGCATCGCCGTGGTCAGCGCCTGGGCGCGGCCCGCGGCGGTCGCGCACACCGCCATCCCGGCGGCGCGCAGCCGCTCGCTGGCGGCGATCTCGCGCAGCGCCACGTCCAGCAGCCGGCGGTGCGCGGCGCCGGCCGGCTGCGGCAGCCGGCTCAGCACGGCGTCCGCGGAGCCGCCGGCCCGCAGCCGCTCCACCGCGAGCGGGATGGTCACCTCGGCCAGCCGCGCGGTCTCGCCCTCCAGCGCCGCCGACTTGGCGGTCTCCGCCTTCAGCGCGGCGCGCAGCGAGATCTCGGCCTCGGCCGCGGTCCGCCGCCGCACCTCCGCCTCGCGCGCGGCGCGCTGCACCGATTCCAGGTCAGCGGACATCCGGCGGCTCGCCTCGGCGTAGGCGGCGGCGTTGCGGGCCGACTCGGCGCGCAACGCCTCGGTGTGGGTGCGTAGTTCGCCGGCCAGCCGGAGCCGGGAGAGCAGCAGCGCGACGCTGAGCCCGAGCAGCGCGGCGGCGGCCGCGCCGGAGACCGTGACCAGCGGGCGGTCCTGCGCGGTGGCGCGCGAGGCGGCCCAGACGCAGGCGGCGCCCGCGGCGACGGCGGCGGTCAGGGGGAGGACGGCGGAGCGGACCGCGGAGGAGGACCGCGGGGATAACGGGGACGAGCCGTGTGCTGACATCAGTCGGTACCTCGTGCCGAGAGCCCGGATGAGCGCGATCGCGCCTCACCCTACTCGGCCAACCCCCCGGTCACGGGGGAAAACCGACTCTTCCGCCATCGGAACGTCACCGGCCCCTCACCGTCCGTACCCAGCGCGATCGCCAGAGGCCTATGCGGTGACTCCCGGTGATACGAAGGCGGTTGACACCGGAAGTGCCAACCGCCGTTCCGTTTGTGCGAGTTGTGTGTGGCGCGTTCTCGCGGCTCCCCGAATGTTGAATTGACGGTATGTCAGCCGACTTGGCGGGCGCGGCCGGGCGGGATTTGACGTGGCGTCAGGCGTCGGGTCCGCATCGGCCGGCCGGTGATCCGCACCGGTCAGTCGGTGACCGCGATGTGCGCCAGGATCGCCTGCGCGAGGTCCGGGTCGCCCTCGGTCTTCAGCCGGTCGTCACCCACCGACGACGGCTTGATCCGGCCGCACAGCAGCCGCATGAAGGTCTCCCAGTCGAGCACGAAGGTGACCGCGGGCCCGAGCGAGACGGCCGAGTCGATCGTCCCGCGGCCCTCCTGGTCGACCCGGACCGTCCGCATGAACTCCAGCGGTCCGTGCACGTCGAAGACCACCGCGGAGCCCGGCTTGGCGCCGGCGTCGTGCGCCACCAGCTTGGGCAGCGCGCGCAGCACGAAGTCGCGGGCCAGCACCGCGGCGGGGGAGGCGAGGTTGCCGGGCCTGTCCAGCGCCCGGCGCAGGTCCTGCTCGTGCACCCAGACGTCGAAGACCCGCGCCCACAGCTGCTCCTCCAGCGTGATCTCGCCGCCGCCGATGGCGCGCACCTCGGCGTCCGGCTGCCGGGACTCGTTCCGCAGCTGCCGGGAGCGGCGGATGATGGTGTACTCCAGCTCCGAGGTCATCTCGGGCGCGGTGTGGTGGCGGCGGATGTCGACCGGCACCTCGGTGTAGCGCGCACTCTCGGAGGTGATGTGCCGCAGGTCGCTGGGCAGACTGTGGATCGGGCGGGGGTCGCCCAGTAGTTCGCACTCGAAGCCGATGAGGTGGGAGACCACGTCGCGCACCGACCAGTAGGGGCACTCCGTCGGGCGGTTCCACTCCCCCTCGGCGAGCGGGGCGACCAGTTCGTTGACGGATTCTATGGAGTGGGTCCAGGCGTCGATGTACGGCTGGAGCTTGCTGTGGACGGTCACGGGACCCCTCGACGGATCGGTGCGCGGTCGTGGTGGTTGGCGCCTAAGTTACGCTGCGCGCGGGCGCCCACGCAGTGCTTTCGAGTGACGATGGTAGGCCCGACTTGACGACCCAACGTATGGGCGGTGACCCGGTGCGCGCAACGCTTCTCCAGATCGACGTCGACCCGAGCGAGACGCCCGCCGACCGGCGCGCCCGCGTCGCCTCCGCGGTGCGCGCGCAGGCCGGCGCGGATCTCGTCGTCCTGCCCGAACTCTGGCCGGTCGGGGCGTTCGCCGCGGACTCCTTCGCGGCGGAAGCGGAGCGGGTGGACGGCGGTCCGACCGCCGTCGCGATGGCCGCG from Actinacidiphila sp. DG2A-62 includes:
- a CDS encoding maleylpyruvate isomerase family mycothiol-dependent enzyme, whose product is MTVHSKLQPYIDAWTHSIESVNELVAPLAEGEWNRPTECPYWSVRDVVSHLIGFECELLGDPRPIHSLPSDLRHITSESARYTEVPVDIRRHHTAPEMTSELEYTIIRRSRQLRNESRQPDAEVRAIGGGEITLEEQLWARVFDVWVHEQDLRRALDRPGNLASPAAVLARDFVLRALPKLVAHDAGAKPGSAVVFDVHGPLEFMRTVRVDQEGRGTIDSAVSLGPAVTFVLDWETFMRLLCGRIKPSSVGDDRLKTEGDPDLAQAILAHIAVTD
- a CDS encoding DUF742 domain-containing protein; protein product: MIRGPVDSGDPDRLYTVTGGRTPGRDSAFDLVTIVVGVGEPVRGMQSEYVRILRLCRYPVAVVELSARLGLPVGVVKVLLGDLLAAGRITARHPRTQVRGRGEEPALPPPDTLKKVLRALQNL
- a CDS encoding roadblock/LC7 domain-containing protein, whose protein sequence is MTTTATNARDGHEEHEEHEEHPELLLERLVNHTAGARHALLLSRDGLKLSLSPGLSVDQADQLAAIASGIQALAHGASVEFGDGSGGVRQSMTEFPGGILFIVGAGHGAHLAVVGDEAADAGVIGFRMNELVEHIGDFLREDPRAGSRAAAAGKLSA
- a CDS encoding ATP-binding protein; its protein translation is MSAHGSSPLSPRSSSAVRSAVLPLTAAVAAGAACVWAASRATAQDRPLVTVSGAAAAALLGLSVALLLSRLRLAGELRTHTEALRAESARNAAAYAEASRRMSADLESVQRAAREAEVRRRTAAEAEISLRAALKAETAKSAALEGETARLAEVTIPLAVERLRAGGSADAVLSRLPQPAGAAHRRLLDVALREIAASERLRAAGMAVCATAAGRAQALTTAMLADLREMENRHGEEVLGDLLHLDHCTAQAGRLADTIAVLTGARSGRRWTKPIVMESVLRGALGRIEAYQRVRLHSVSTSAVVGQAAEGVMHALAELMDNACTFSPPSEEVHVYVQETTSGVVVTIEDAGLGMPAAVLARAEQAVAADPAGGAGPGAGGAGAAGPAGAGGSGAAGAAGFGAGTAAAGGPAAASGAGSADPRLGALSGTRLGLAVVGSLARKHGLTVSFRPSSRGGTGVVVLIPPKLLTRTPHDFPLPETGADAGGAGRGAGGAGPEAGAGAGRLPVLPGSGYPNAAPGAYERAASHARPAQDIGGGTHLPPPHVPAPQPPGPYAAGPHAPDPYAAGAHAADPYAAGPHASEPYPPDRHTAGPYPSGGYAPDPYAPDPYRQEPYGSAPGHASGADAYPPGAVVPTGLPSPLPRRPRGQTLGAAQHGDLGADPSDAFLDPDPAEEARATRARADAGSRFSAFREAATGGRAARHGEQRTERTEQAGQAGQAGQADRAEGAGPTDRTERADRTDRTDRTGQSDRTPRAGRGERARAAADFGSGPEPGTPWQRQPAPDESTGGHRAGGRRTLEQPGPAARAASEGLEGHGGTGGGDGER